The Phaeacidiphilus oryzae TH49 region AGGGCGTCCTGCGATGGACCGACTGACCCACACCCACGGCGGCGCCGACGGCGGGCAGACCGGGCCGGTCCCGCTCGGCATGCCGGACCCCGCCCGCCCCGGCGGCGCGGACCTCGAACCCCGCCGGCTCGGCCCGCTGGCCCGGCTCGCCCCCGACCCGGTGAAGGTGGTCCTCAACTGGGGCCGCCGGTACAGCCTGTGGGTCTTCAACTTCGGGCTGGCCTGCTGCGCCATCGAGTTCATCGCGACCTCGATGGCCACCCACGACTTCATCCGGCTCGGCGTCATCCCCTTCGCCCCCGGGCCCAGGCAGGCCGACCTGATGATCGTCTCGGGGACGGTCACGGACAAGATGGCGCCCGCGGTCAAGCGCCTCTACGAGCAGATGCCGGAACCGAAGTACGTCATCTCCTTCGGCGCCTGCGCCAACTCCGGCGGGCCGTACTGGGACTCGTACTCCGTCACCAAGGGCGTCGACCAGCTGATCCCGGTCGACGTCTACGTCCCCGGCTGCCCGCCGCGGCCGGAGGCGCTGCTCCAGGGCATCCTCAAGCTCCAGGAGAAGATCGCCCGCGAGTCCCTCGCCGACCAGTACCCGGCGTCGGCGGCCAAGCGACCCAAGGCCGGCGCCCTCCGCCGCGGCCTGGTCCGGGGCCCCGGGAACGGCGCCGAGGGAGGGACCCCTCGATGAGCACCGCCACGCCGATCCCCGAGCAGTACGCGGCGGCGATCGGCCCCTTCGCCACCGCCGCCGAGAGCTACGACCTGATCACCGTCGACGTCCCCGCCGAGCACTGGATCGAGGCGCTGACCGCCGCCCGGGACGGCCTCGGCCTCGGCTTCTTCGACTGGCTGAGCGCCGTCGACGAGCTCGCCGACGGCTTCGCCGTCTGCGCCCACCTGGCCCGGGTCGGCGAGGAGCAGGGGCCCGGCTCCGTCCGCCGCCTGCTCCTCCGCACCCGGCTCCCGCGCGAGGCCGCCGCGCTGCCGACCGCCGTCGGCGTCTACGCCGGGGCGGCCTGGCACGAGCGCGAGACCCACGAGATGTTCGGCATCGACTTCACCGGCCACCCCTACCCGGCACCGCTGCTCCTCCCGGACGGCTTCGAGGGGCACCCTCTGCGCAAGGAGTTCGTCCTCGCCGCGCGCGTCGCCAAGGCCTGGCCCGGCGCCAAGGAGCCCGGCGAGTCCGACGCCGACCACGGCGCCGGCGCCGGCACCCGCCGCAAGATGCTCCCCCCGGGCGTCCCCGACCCCAACGAATGGGGCCCCCTCAAGGGCACCCTCCCCCCGGCCCCGGCGCGCCCGGCCCGCGGCGCCCGCGCGGCCGCCGCCGAACGCCCGGCCCGCCGCGCCCGCTCCGCCTCCGCCGGCTCCGCGAGCCAGCGCCCCACCGACCTCCCCTGGAACGAACCCCAGCCCACCCCGCCCCCCGCCGAAGGCACCCCCGGCGCCGCAGGCGCGTCGAAGGGGCGCGGGGAACTGCGCGCCCAGCCGCCTACGGACCCGCAGCCGGCTGCCGACCCGGCCCCGCGCCCCGAACCCCGCCCCGCCGAAGGCGCCCCTGAGGGGCGCGGGGAACTGCGCGCCCAGCCGTCCACCGACCCGCAGCCGGCCGCCGACCCGGCCCCCCGCCCCGAACCCCGCCCCGCCGAAGGCGAACCCCCCGCCGAAGGCGCCTCCGGCGCCGCAGGCGCGTCGAAGGGGCGCGGGGAACGGCGCGACCAGCCGTCCACCGACCCGCAGTCGCCCGCCGACCCGGACCCGCAACCCCGTAGCGGCCAGAACACCACCGACGAGGACCAGGCCGGAGGACCCGCGCAGTGACCCTCCTCGACGCCTTCCTCCGCGCGCTCGCCACCCTCGTGGTGCTCCTCGTGCTCCCCCTCGTCATCGGCCAGACGGAGCACAAGGTCATGGCCCACATGCAGGGCCGCCTCGGCCCGATGTACGCCGGCGGCTTCCACGGCTGGGCCCAACTCGTCGCCGACGGAGTCAAGTTCGCGCAGAAGGAGGACGTGGTCCCGGCCGGCGCCGACCGCCGCGTCTTCCAGCTGGCCCCCGCCGTCGCCCTCCTCCCGTACCTGATCGTGCTGGTGGCGATCCCCGTCGGCCCGAACGGCCTCGTCGGCGCCACCGTCGACGCCGGCATCTTCTTCGTCCTCGCGGCCATGGGCGTCGGCATCCTCGGCTCGCTGATGGCCGGGTGGGCCTCCGCCAACAAGTACTCCCTCCTCGGCGCCGTCCGCTCCGCCGCCCAGCTGATGGCGTACGAGCTGCCGATGCTGCTCGCCGCCGCCTCGGTGGCGATGGCCGCCGGCACCGTCTCCCTCCCGGGGATCCTCGGCGCCTTCCACTGGTGGTGGATCCCCTGGCAGATCATCGGCGCGTTCGTCTTCTTCACCGCGGGCCTCGCCGAACTCCAGCGGCCGCCGTTCGACATGCCGGTGGCCGACTCCGAGATCATCTTCGGCGCCTACACCGAGTACACCGGCCTCCGCTTCGCCCTCTTCCTCCTCTCCGAGTACGCCGGGATCCTGGTCCTCTGCGCGCTGACCGCCGTCCTCTACTTCGGCGGCTGGCACGGCCCCTTCGCCTCCGGCCTGGGCTGGCTGTGGACGCTGCTGAAGACCTTCGCGCTCGCCTTCGTCGTGATCTGGCTGCGCGTCACCTATCCGCGCCTCCGCGAGGACCAGCTCCAGCGCTTCGCCTGGCTCGGGCTGATCCCGTTGGCCCTCCTCCAGCTGGTGATCACCGGCGTCGTCAAGGTGGTGACCTCCTGACCATGGCTCCCTCCCTGCCCGGAATCCCCGGCCGCGGCCTCGCCAAGGGCCTCGCCGTGACCCTGCGGACGATGACCCGGCGCACCGTCACCGCCCAGTACCCGGACGTCCAGCCGGAGCTGCCGCCGCGCTCCCGCGGAGTGATCGCGCTCCTCGAGGAGAACTGCACGGTCTGCATGCTCTGCGCCCGCGAGTGCCCGGATTGGTGCATCTACATCGACTCGCACAAGGAGACGCTGCCCGCCGCGGACCCCGGTGCCCGCGCCCGTACCCGCAACGTCCTGGACCGCTTCGCCATCGACTTCTCCCTCTGCATGTACTGCGGGATCTGCATCGAGGTCTGCCCCTTCGACGCGCTCTTCTGGTCCCCGGAGTTCG contains the following coding sequences:
- a CDS encoding NADH-quinone oxidoreductase subunit B — encoded protein: MPDPARPGGADLEPRRLGPLARLAPDPVKVVLNWGRRYSLWVFNFGLACCAIEFIATSMATHDFIRLGVIPFAPGPRQADLMIVSGTVTDKMAPAVKRLYEQMPEPKYVISFGACANSGGPYWDSYSVTKGVDQLIPVDVYVPGCPPRPEALLQGILKLQEKIARESLADQYPASAAKRPKAGALRRGLVRGPGNGAEGGTPR
- a CDS encoding NADH-quinone oxidoreductase subunit C, which gives rise to MSTATPIPEQYAAAIGPFATAAESYDLITVDVPAEHWIEALTAARDGLGLGFFDWLSAVDELADGFAVCAHLARVGEEQGPGSVRRLLLRTRLPREAAALPTAVGVYAGAAWHERETHEMFGIDFTGHPYPAPLLLPDGFEGHPLRKEFVLAARVAKAWPGAKEPGESDADHGAGAGTRRKMLPPGVPDPNEWGPLKGTLPPAPARPARGARAAAAERPARRARSASAGSASQRPTDLPWNEPQPTPPPAEGTPGAAGASKGRGELRAQPPTDPQPAADPAPRPEPRPAEGAPEGRGELRAQPSTDPQPAADPAPRPEPRPAEGEPPAEGASGAAGASKGRGERRDQPSTDPQSPADPDPQPRSGQNTTDEDQAGGPAQ
- a CDS encoding complex I subunit 1/NuoH family protein, producing MTLLDAFLRALATLVVLLVLPLVIGQTEHKVMAHMQGRLGPMYAGGFHGWAQLVADGVKFAQKEDVVPAGADRRVFQLAPAVALLPYLIVLVAIPVGPNGLVGATVDAGIFFVLAAMGVGILGSLMAGWASANKYSLLGAVRSAAQLMAYELPMLLAAASVAMAAGTVSLPGILGAFHWWWIPWQIIGAFVFFTAGLAELQRPPFDMPVADSEIIFGAYTEYTGLRFALFLLSEYAGILVLCALTAVLYFGGWHGPFASGLGWLWTLLKTFALAFVVIWLRVTYPRLREDQLQRFAWLGLIPLALLQLVITGVVKVVTS
- a CDS encoding NuoI/complex I 23 kDa subunit family protein; the encoded protein is MPGIPGRGLAKGLAVTLRTMTRRTVTAQYPDVQPELPPRSRGVIALLEENCTVCMLCARECPDWCIYIDSHKETLPAADPGARARTRNVLDRFAIDFSLCMYCGICIEVCPFDALFWSPEFEYAEEDIKDLTHERDRLREWMWTVPAPPALDPRAEEPKEIAAARKAAEKAAAKAQAEAEAEAEAQAKAADPGAADQPGEGEK